The sequence below is a genomic window from Daphnia pulicaria isolate SC F1-1A chromosome 6, SC_F0-13Bv2, whole genome shotgun sequence.
GCAATACAGAGAACGGAATTTtacagaacaaacaaaaatggccgacaTTTGCGGTGTGACAGGATCTGGATTTTATacaattttctcttgttgGACAACATTTGTTTTAGATATTTCTTTGAAACAACTCAAATTAAGTCCTTGTTATTTTCCCCAGGACGTGCGatttcacacaaaaaaatgatgcatTTTCAAGCTGGGGAACAAGGAATTCCACaaggccaacaacaacaacaacggcctTAGGCTGTTGAGCATGAACTTCGACCCCGAGATCTGCAAAAGGCTTTCTAAAATCTACTAATGACAACTACAGTATTGGCGTTCCTACAAAAGTCTCTAAATTCCATTATTTTCATAGTCATCtcaataaatgtatattttACGTACAATAAACTTACTCGATTTTACTACAAATACAACTGGTACCGCATCACTTTTTTAACGCAAGGAAGATAGCCCACACTCTCGACATTTGGATgcagagaaatgaaaaatgagcaCAACAAACACAGTTTTTAGACAAAAGTCTTCTTTAATCTTTAAGCCTCGCCATctttaaaacttttaaaacaattaaaatatcaaccgaataaatttgtattttactgTTTGCGTTTTTAGAACTAATAtctttttcccctattttgaatttttttatttttattcatcgGGTGGCATTATcaagcgctagatggcgtcgTATTATCCTCCCTATCCTGATTGGATCTGATCAGCACGTGATCAGAAAAGATTCTAATTGGATCTTGCAAGAAAATTTGGCCACGCCTCTCCCCTTCATGGAGGACCATACAAATTTACTGGCCTTAACCATTTAGTAGGCCATGGTCTAGGTAGTACATCTAGCAAGCTGGTCTTATATTGTTATATTCTTTTCCAACGTAGGGCTGGCTGCTACTTTCTTCATTCATGCCTAGCCAAGAGAGCTGTTATGAAGGACAATATTGGTTGACAGACCTAGATGATGTCAGCTAGATTCTGTATTCTCactattaaattatttaaaaaatgataataattataatagctcgaaattttaaaatttgtcaatcacttttctctttttcaatcaCTCAGGCTTTGGATTTCTAATCTTCTACCTATCACTAATTCTGTCGTAGCATCCATGAGAAAAAACGAAGACGAAGATTCTTTGGAACTCAGATATATCACATGTTACTAAATCATTCACTTCTTTTGATAGCTCTTCCATTGATTCTACTTCTTTAACttcaaaaccaaaaccaaaacctTGAAAAAACCCATTCAATTCATTCGAAGAATGAACCAAACTTTTCATAAACATCTTGTTTTTTCGTCCTGCAATAAGAAtatatttgattatttcaatttatctGTATAGTTGAAATGTATACTTTAAACATCATGTGATATTTGACCAATCCAGGACGTCTATTTGGAACATCATATAAAGGATACGGGGATCCGCTTCTCTTCACCATTTAATGCTGAAAATTATCTAGAAATTAACAGAGTGAGATATTAGTCATTATTgaaatcagaaataaaaattttttgatacCGTTATTACGCCGGAGAACatctttttcatgtttaagtCCCCTATAATTTCCACCTTTAAAGCTTtctctatttcttcttttttggccttCACCTTCTCCAGCTCTTCTTTCAGCATcgcaatttcctttttcatatCCTCTTTGCTGActaataagaaaatgaaaagtaaaaagtaaaagtaaacgaataagaaaacaataacCTGTTAAATCTTACATCATATCGGCACACACATCATCAGTCTTATCACACGTACCGACCCCCTGATCCACACCGTGACCTGTCTCTTTAAGTCATGACCTAGTTACCCACTGAACTGGAGTCAGTTCAGTGTTCACACCCCGTGTTCACAAAAATTTTGCCTTCCATGCAATGAAGGCAATAGAATGCgtaaatatatattaaaaCTACTTGaatagttttaaattttatagttttataactaaatttaatttttaattaaatagctAATAATTTCTATATATTTTATGTCACGCCTTTGATCATTGAATGGCGCACCGGCCCGGCTAGAGGAGCGGCTGCTGCTACAGGTGGTTGAAGTAGGATGCCACGTCCAGCTGGAGGaattgcggctgctgctgcaggtGGTTGAAGTGGGATGCCACGTCCAGCTGGAGGaattgcggctgctgctgcaggtGGTTGAAGTTGGATGCCACGTCCAGCTGGAGGAATTGCGGCTGCTGCTACAGGTGGTTGAAGTAGGATGCCACGTCCAGCTGGAGGaattgcggctgctgctgcaggtGGTTGAAGTGGGATGCCACGTCCAGCTGGAGGaattgcggctgctgctgcaggtGGTTGAAGTAGGATGCCACGTCCAGCTGGAGGaattgcggctgctgctgcaggtGGTTGAAGTGGGATGCCACGTCCAGCTGGAGGaattgcggctgctgctgcaggtGGTTGAAGTAGGATGCCACGTCCAGCTGGAGGAATTGCGGCTGCTGCTACAGGTGGTTGAAGTAGGATGCCACGTCCAGCTGGAGGaattgcggctgctgctgcaggtATTTGAAGTGGGATGCCACGTCCAGCTGGAGGAATGGCAGGGGCTGCTACAGCTGCTTGTGGATGATTCTGCTGGCCACGGCCTACAGCCGGAATGGCGCCTGCAGCTGCTGGTGATCGCTTTCTGCTAACGGACCGTGCAATGGCTTCAGCAACGTTTTCGCAACGGTCTCGTCTTCTGCTACGAtccattttcttgaaaaaactaaaataaaaaaaaaaacattaaaggaTCTTTGATTGTCTCAAATTTTACGTACCTTTATTATGGCCATTTCATTCGCAAAGTATTGAACTGTGGAGATTGGAAACTGGCGTGTCTACTATATTGATTGTAATTTCAGCCAACTCTGGCTGGCACGTTTTCAAAGTGTGACAGCAGCCAGAGAACATCTGTGTTATCTACTACACACGCCTGATGGATTCACGATCTACCATCTATAACTACTATATGCAAATGCTGTCTTGTAGGAAGTTATGTAAGAAAATCAGTCAAACGGAAACTTGAGACTATCGAAAATAAACGATTGCACAGATCAATCATCCGCgatagagaaaaaacaaggatTTTTAATTCGTTGATGAATTTCTCGATTCAAACCAACGGCGCGCAATCAATGGGAAAGATAAAATCAACTGAGCGGGAATAATATAAAACccaaatgaaatttcattcaaaagtATATACTGTGCTGGACTATGGGTAATGCTCCTAAAATCGATTCTCTCTTTAAGAATACTAAAATATCCAAATataaagagaaataagaatatCACATTTTATTGAGAAATCGCCATTTTACTTTTCGCTTGGCCTCATACAGCAGCTTCAGGCATTTCTGTAATACGCCCATGGCCTAGAAACCCTCTTTCCTTATAACACATGCTGCATAATTCACATAATCAGGTAATATACAGCTCTTAAATAGCACGGAAATGTaggatatgtgtgtgtgaaaatAGCGTGACTAGCTATCCGTCTATTCACGTTTCATTTTCCACATAAGGTCGATTCACTCCAACATGTCGGTTgaacaaaaaaggggaaatggaGGCGAACTTATTctatataaattaaaattattaaagtacTTACAATGTTAAGTTTCAGGAAGACAAGGTTTGATGTATatacgaaaatgaaaaaaaaactgaaatggcGTCTCCAGTCTCTACGCAGTTTTTATCACAAAGAAGCTGGAGTGCCAGATTTCAAGAATTCAATGCACAAattcttaaaatttaatttatgtattcgataaataaaaagaaagaaagaaaaaaaaatcactatTACTTATATCTGCGTTACTCAAATAATTTGGAATAGATTGGGATTTAAAtctgtttattcttttttttgaaaaataaaaaaaccgggTTAGAAAGGTCTTTGTTGTGGGCCCGtattcgttttgaatccgtgCGACTACATTCAATGTCGAGTGTGACAAGTTGAGAAAAGTGAAAATCCGTAAGAAGTGAAAGGTACAGcattttgaataaatcaaaGGTTATCATATTCATaatcatttattcattcattcgTTGGCCGCATTTCGTTGGCCACTCGAGTCGGATTGACAAAATTATGATGAGAttggattttgaaatttctgatATGAAGGTATTTTCcaattgaaacaaattttttgcgaGTGATGAGAAGTTAACAACAattatgtttatttttatgtttatttttatgttatcATCGCAGGATTGGAAGGAACATTTCGCTTATCGTGCATTGATGTAATGAAAATGATGCTGGAAAATTCGAGAGCTGTTCAAGATTCTGCTAGAACATTTTGTATATGATCCATTCATTGATTGGCGAACCCCACTTCCATCAACTTCATATGAATCAACGCTTATTCCACTTTATCTGGTCAATCCGGCTCTAGCAGCACAGTGTTCAATCCAGAAACACATTGCCGAGAAAGTATATAAATTCCTCCCTGATGGTCCTCCTTCTCTCAGTTCATCTTGGTAACTTCTCCGATATGGTTGTCTCTTTCATTAGATGGTAATTACGACGGACGGAGGACAATTGCTAATTTGACAATCAACATTCAAGATCTTAACGATGATCCTCCCGCTTTCTCGCCGGTTAGTTTTGGTCCCAATTTCATTTGCTGATTTATTGAcacttttttctgtttagcTTGGCACGGTCACGTTCAGCGTGATAGAAAGTGCCGAACAATGCGTATGAATTGACTACCGTTACGGCTTCTGACAAGGACGACAACCCTAATTTAATATTCTCCATCAACTGGGACAATTCgaaattcttcaaaaatcGTGCACTGATCAGTAGTACCGATCCCGAATGGAAGAAATCGTTTGTGTTGATGTTGAAGAGTCGAGCTTTGACAAAAGAGTTTTCGAGAATCGTTACTTCAGTGACGGCCAGTCTTCGAGTTGGCGATTCATCACCGCCACCGGGCAACTGCAACGAATGCAAGAATACGCCACTCGACCGTGAGAAATTCGACTCTGTAGATCTTTGCCTCACGATTACGGACAGCAAAACGGCCATCAACCGCAACAAAGACGAACGTAAGTGTAAATCGAGTCTTACATTGTGAAATTCACTTAATCATATTGAATACTTTTGACAGTTTATGTCGTCGTGAATATTGAGGACGTTAACGATAACGATCCCGTCTTTGATGTTTTGGACAAAGGTTTTTCCATCGTGGAAGGAAACGCCAAGGTCATTGGAACAGTTTTCGGATCTGTCCGGGCCACAGACGTTGACGTCAAAAATACCATCACTTATTCACTCAGGTATTTAATCATTTAAACTTATCAgctaaaatgaaatattgacATTTCTCTCACGCAGTTCGTGTGATGACGTGTCCATCGATAAAAACGGACAGTTGACCACGACGGGGCTAATCGACCGAGAAACAAATGACGTGATTTTATGCCAGGTTATGGTAACTGACAGTGGAACGCCAATTCGGTCGTCCAACACAAATGTAATGAGGAATTGACACTTGATTTCTCAAAGGTAACTGATCCAGATGAAAACGATATCGTCACCTGTAAGATTAAAGATGAGTTTACCGTTATTCAGTCGTCAGTGGGGCTAGCAGACGTGAACAAACCACCATTCCAGATTGATCAAGATCAATGGATCACCTTGTTATTCACCGTCCAGACCGACATGAAAGGCTATTTCACATTGAACGTTACCTGTGAAGACAAAGGTTCATAATATCTTCTAAATCTTTGAGTTATCATAATCATTAAGCGATTTAAACTggattaattttaataatgaCAATCCAACATCATATAAAGGATACGGGGATCCGCTTCTCTTCACCATTTAATGCTGAAAATTATCTAGAAATTAACAGAGTGAGATATTAGTCATTATTgaaatcagaaataaaaaatttttgatacCGTTATTACGCCGGAAATAATAATCTTTTGTCAATTCCTTTCTTTTCGATGCGGCTGTTTCTCTCTATTTTTCAAGGGACTGTTGCTTCCACCGAAGGGAGGAGGGATACGTGTGTTTGATGGCTCGGGaatgataagaaattcaaacaGCGACCGCTTCTCTCCGCGagggagaaaacaaacaaatacggtcaaagaaagaaaagaaaagaaagaagagtggaattttttgagtttttcaTATAATTCAATTCCTTTCAAGTGAGTGTCAACGAGCTATAGCGGacattgttttgtgttttcatgTTACTATtagaagtttctttttttgacgttAGACGGCATAGcttttgatcattttccactcaacaaaattttcaataacttTTGAGTAATCAACTAACCTGTTGATTGCGGCGAGAAACGTTCTGGAACGGGAAAGACTCTTGAACGTATCCGTTATTCACTTTGCCGTtggctccctttttttccaagttgaaatCCGGGTTGTTTTCCACTCCAATGAGGATTGAATCACCACTACTCTGACTATACCAACAAATTTAGTGTCTAATTATTTatgtaagaaaattaaatgtacCTCATGTTGTCAACGCTGCTGTCGTGATTCGAGTTGAACGAGATTCCCGGAATGAACATTGGATTACACGAGCCTTCGGGATGTTGATTAGGCACAATTCCAGCATCGTCCACACTAGATCGTTGCGAGTCAAAGGAGCCCTTCCTTTGGCTAGCAGCAAGGAGACCCTCCAGTCGACGTTTAAGCCTTACGACTCGAATGCTTCACTGTGTTGCATACAAGATTTACGTGATATTTACTGAAATTGTAGTAAAGATTTAGAAGATATTACGAACCTTTGTCTTCACAGGTAACGTTCAATGTGAAATAGCCTTTCATGTCGGTCTGGACGGTGAATTTTGAATAATATTATAATAATTCCATtacattttataaattttataaatcAAATTGTTGTCAGGTGTATTaaatgaaatcgaaaaaaacgaatatttTCGAATAACGAATTACCTACTTAAACGCCAATCCGGCAATGCAAAAACAACTACACGGATACTACAACTAGCGATTTACCAAGCGAGTTTCTGTTGCTCTTATTTTACCAGAGCACAATAAGGGATTGTGCGACTTATCCAAATATCAAATGATGGGACAAAGTGGGGagatttatattatattatattatattattctgATTTTTCTTAATTGGATTTTTGGTTTCAGATAGGGGGTACCAGTGACAAGCCAGGcgttgtgaattttttttttagaaataaaataaatgttttgtttggtGATGaggtcaaaataaaatggaggAGTGACGATCTGGAGAGGAGTGGTGTTGCCGGGAAACCGGCCATGAGGAAGTAGTCCCTGCAcgtagaaagtttttttttatttgtgtcgaTGTGTTCTTATTTTCCCAACGCGGTGAGCCCATCTCAACAAATGTTTGTCGAACGTTGTCATGTGCAACTCagaaacagtaaaaaaaattgtagagTTTTATAGtttagttttaaattttaaagttcTGACCGAACACTATTTGAAGTTATTGAAGCACGATTAACGtttgaacaacatttttcacgcCACCagttttcaaactttcaagtagttttgaaaaataattaaaaaatacctgATTCTGATGGGTAAAATCTTTAAGTTGAAATCTGCGCAGCTTCTTGGTTAATTCAATAGCCTAATCACAAGAGTTAAATTAAGGCAAATAACTGAATAGTAAAATAATTAGAGTGGTACCTCTTGACGAATTCTGTGTGGAATATTTGCAGCAAATATGAAAGCCACAAAATGAACGAGCAATACAATCAAATTCAGAGTAACGGCCGCCGTCCACTGGCCGTCTTTTAATTCAATCATCAGAAAGAATGAAGTGCTGATTACTCGAATGAAAATCGGTGCAATCAGGACGAGTAACAAACAACCAAAGCAGCGGTTAAACTGATGGACAAAATCAATGGCCATGAAATATTGGCGATTCCATTTAGCTATGACAGCATCGATGTTTTCAAAAGATTGCTGGTCATCATCACTTGAAATGAATTTCGTAATTTCTAGGCCAAGAATCTGAAGCATAGTAGAGGCCGTCCGTCCGAAGCAGAAAAATAACACGCCAGCCAGTAAAATAACGATAATGAAACCCCGTTGAAACGAGTAAATCACCATTTTCCACACATCAACATCGGCCATAAAGAAGGCGGAAATCgaatgaaattaattaaataaatttaatttttcaatgttCATGCTATTAAATTTAAGTTCAATTAATTAGAAATTATTGCTATTTCTATATACCCtattaaaatttacttttcttgTCAGATTAATGTGCTTATGATGGAAATATAAAATTCTTTGCCAAAAATCACTGCAGTGGGTTTCTTCGAC
It includes:
- the LOC124342171 gene encoding protocadherin alpha-11-like; protein product: MLKSRALTKEFSRIVTSVTASLRVGDSSPPPGNCNECKNTPLDREKFDSVDLCLTITDSKTAINRNKDELYVVVNIEDVNDNDPVFDVLDKGFSIVEGNAKVIGTVFGSVRATDVDVKNTITYSLSSCDDVSIDKNGQLTTTGLIDRETNDVILCQVMVTDSGTPIRSSNTNVTDPDENDIVTCKIKDEFTVIQSSVGLADVNKPPFQIDQDQWITLLFTVQTDMKGYFTLNVTCEDKGS
- the LOC124342170 gene encoding formin-2-like, with the translated sequence MDRSRRRDRCENVAEAIARSVSRKRSPAAAGAIPAVGRGQQNHPQAAVAAPAIPPAGRGIPLQIPAAAAAIPPAGRGILLQPPVAAAAIPPAGRGILLQPPAAAAAIPPAGRGIPLQPPAAAAAIPPAGRGILLQPPAAAAAIPPAGRGIPLQPPAAAAAIPPAGRGILLQPPVAAAAIPPAGRGIQLQPPAAAAAIPPAGRGIPLQPPAAAAAIPPAGRGILLQPPVAAAAPLAGPVRHSMIKGVT
- the LOC124342172 gene encoding uncharacterized protein LOC124342172, translated to MADVDVWKMVIYSFQRGFIIVILLAGVLFFCFGRTASTMLQILGLEITKFISSDDDQQSFENIDAVIAKWNRQYFMAIDFVHQFNRCFGCLLLVLIAPIFIRVISTSFFLMIELKDGQWTAAVTLNLIVLLVHFVAFIFAANIPHRIRQEAIELTKKLRRFQLKDFTHQNQCSVRTLKFKTKL